One genomic segment of Tubulanus polymorphus chromosome 4, tnTubPoly1.2, whole genome shotgun sequence includes these proteins:
- the LOC141903472 gene encoding cadherin-99C-like produces the protein MRKPYKPQVETVLPFLIIAIFCISSAFGQQPTDACDRYSLVGGVPKKQQLGTLTLRVFEASAADLQNAAATDDRYRSELFIWGNLNNQPPAIANLTLSGGTTDFKPKDYFTIITDPTTGKKYLKLNAPIDRDDLITGVNTVEFNINCRKAGSSLPVVLPVYLNIQDINDNPPLFMFDPYSTSVNELTPIGNTIYRGIAATDLDEGSNAEIDITFSAMETGVFDATQYFAIDLPRSGYVTLKSPLDYEAIRKRPYYLLNITASDRPADVSKTLVSFTTLRVNITDADDLPPAFIYAGCVTYKEVCVNPQYTADIISNGGVSSALTVKPAAILARDQDSLNFRISYSITNGIPSNWSSYFTIDKTTGVITQTAPIDRISFDEIKLYIKAEEISVNQRYNMATLTINVVKANNFPPTITSSLGAGAFTGWVRENSPVGYITSNQAFTQQFQLIVTDKDVAPGDPPPKYTWSVTNTNWFRVDAQGFVVVNTNTLDYEQSVTKQVQFKATVTEADTAQRRSTTADITVNIVDVNDNTPIFSSPTGYTNQLKEGTGTRNVLQVAATDADTGLFGTVRYSIVSTTAANTNLFTINPTTGQIQVMGPVNRGQQYVLNVRAEDQAPVADRRFSITHVTINVIRDKNLPPQIDSASYTRQVSEAAHTGSRVFQLVAKDPESDKLMYSITGGDTNQEFAIDPNTGIVTVAKPLDYETKPNYALTLQATDTVSNQVCLYAWHSCFENTFIDFKSVYFD, from the exons ATGAGGAAACCGTATAAACCACAGGTGGAAACTGTTCTTCCATTTCTCATTATTGCAATATTTTGCATCTCGTCGGCGTTTGGCCAACAACCAACAGATG CTTGTGATAGGTACTCGCTGGTAGGTGGCGTTCCGAAAAAACAGCAATTGGGTACTTTGACCTTGAGAGTATTTGAAGCATCTGCAGCAG ACTTGCAGAATGCGGCCGCGACTGATGACAGATATCGTAGTGAGCTTTTTATCTGGGGCAACTTGAACAATCAGCCACCTGCCATAGCCAATCTCACGTTATCGGGCGGAACAACAGATTTCAAGCCGAAAGATTACTTTACCATCATCACCGACCCTACCACAgggaaaaaatatttgaaactcAATGCACCGATAGATCGA GATGACCTCATTACTGGTGTTAACACTGTGGAGTTCAATATTAATTGTCGAAAGGCCGGTTCATCGCTGCCAGTG gTATTGCCAGTTTATTTGAACATTCAAGACATTAATGACAACCCACCATTGTTTATGTTTGACCCATATTCAACATCCGTCAATGAG TTGACGCCGATTGGTAACACAATATATAGAGGGATAGCTGCTACAGATCTGGATGAGGGCAGCAATGCGGAAATCGACATTACTTTCAGCGCAATGGAAACGGGAGTG TTTGATGCTACACAATATTTTGCAATCGATCTACCGAGAAGTGGTTACGTAACCCTGAAATCTCCGTTAGATTACGAAGCCATTCGCAAGAGGCCATATTACCTTCTGAACATCACAGCAAGT gaTAGACCAGCTGATGTGAGTAAAACACTAGTTTCATTCACGACACTGCGAGTAAACATCACTGATGCCGATGACTTGCCCCCTGCGTTCATCTATGCTGGTTGTGTGACTTACAAAGAAGTTTGCGTGAACCCTCAATACACCGCAGACATCATCAGCAATGGAGGCGTG TCGTCTGCTTTGACCGTAAAACCGGCAGCCATTTTAGCTCGCGATCAagattcattgaatttcagaatttcctATTCAATCACTAATG GAATACCGAGTAATTGGTCTTCGTATTTTACGATTGATAAAACGACAGGAGTCATCACGCAAACAGCTCCTATTGACCGTATCAgtttcgatgaaataaaactttacATAAAA GCGGAAGAAATTTCTGTTAATCAACGCTACAACATGGCTACCCTGACGATCAACGTCGTGAAGGCGAACAATTTCCCTCCGACGATTACGAGTTCGCTCGGAGCCGGAGCATTTACCGGTTGGGTGCGCGAAAATTCACCCGTCGGGTACATCACGAGTAATCAAGCTTTCACTCAACAATTTCAACTGATCGTTACTGATAAAGACGTTGCGCCTGGTGATCCACCGCCCAA GTATACTTGGTCAGTTACAAACACAAACTGGTTTCGCGTTGACGCCCAAGGATTCGTGGTCGTGAATACTAATACGCTGGATTATGAGCAATCAGTAACAAAACAAGTTCAGTTTAAG GCTACTGTCACGGAGGCCGACACCGCTCAAAGAAGATCAACGACGGCGGATATTACGGTGAATATCGTCGATGTCAATGACAACACTCCGATATTTAGTTCTCCGACCGGTTACACGAATCAGCTAAAAGAAGGAACCGGAACGAGAAACGTTTTGCAAGTCGCAGCGACAGATGCCGACACCGGTCTCTTCGGCACAGTAAGATACTCGATTGTATCGACAACCGCAGCCAACACAAATCTATTCACGATCAATCCAACCACCGGCCAGATTCAAGTAATGGGCCCTGTCAATAGGGGGCAGCAGTATGTTCTCAATGTTCGTGCTGAAGATCAAGCTCCGGTCGCCGATAGAAG GTTCAGCATTACTCATGTGACTATCAACGTTATACGGGACAAAAACCTTCCACCGCAGATAGATTCAGCGTCTTACACGCGACAGGTCAGTGAAGCTGCTCATACGGGTTCACGAGTATTCCAGCTCGTTGCCAAAGATCCAGAAAGTGATAAGCTGATGTATTCGATCACAGGCGGCGATACAAACCAGGAATTCGCGATTGATCCAAATAC CGGTATTGTCACGGTAGCGAAGCCGTTGGACTATGAGACGAAACCTAATTACGCGCTGACGCTACAAGCAACGGATACCGTTTCGAATCAGGTTTGTTTATATGCATGGCACTCCTGCTTTGAGAATACGTTTATCGATTTTAAAAGTGTCTATTTTGATTGA